A region of Falco peregrinus isolate bFalPer1 chromosome 13, bFalPer1.pri, whole genome shotgun sequence DNA encodes the following proteins:
- the GPR50 gene encoding melatonin-related receptor isoform X2 yields MGNIFVVSLSVADLVVAVYPYPLILSAIFHNGWTMGNVHCQISGFLMGLSVIGSIFNITAIAINRYCYICHSLQYDKLFNLKNTCCYLCLTWILTVVAIVPNFFVGSLQYDPRIYSCTFSQTVSTSYTITVVVVHFVVPLSIVTFCYLRIWVLVIQVKHRVRQDCKQKLRAADIRNFLTMFVVFVLFAVCWGPLNFIGLAVSINPSKVQPHIPEWLFVLSYFMAYFNSCLNAVIYGLLNQNFRKEYKRILLTLRTPRLLFIDVSKGGTEGMKSKPSPAVTNNNQAEIHL; encoded by the exons ATGG GCAACATCTTTGTCGTCAGTTTGTCTGTCGCAGACCTTGTAGTTGCAGTTTATCCATACCCTCTGATCTTGAGTGCCATTTTCCATAACGGATGGACCATGGGAAACGTTCACTGCCAGATAAGTGGGTTTCTGATGGGCTTAAGTGTCATCGGGTCCATTTTCAACATCACGGCAATTGCAATCAACCGCTACTGCTACATCTGCCACAGCCTTCAGTACGATAAGCTCTTCAACCTGAAGAACACCTGCTGCTATCTCTGTCTGACCTGGATACTCACGGTGGTGGCAATTGTGCCAAACTTCTTCGTTGGCTCCTTGCAGTATGACCCCCGGATTTACTCCTGCACGTTCTCCCAGACGGTGAGTACGTCATACACCATCACAGTGGTGGTGGTTCACTTCGTTGTCCCACTGTCTATCGTGACATTTTGCTACCTACGGATCTGGGTTTTGGTGATTCAAGTCAAACACCGGGTGAGACAAGACTGCAAGCAGAAGCTCAGAGCAGCTGACATCCGGAATTTCTTGACTATGTTTGTAGTTTTTGTCCtttttgctgtgtgctggggacCATTAAACTTTATTGGCCTTGCTGTTTCAATTAATCCTTCAAAAGTGCAGCCACACATTCCAGAATGGCTTTTCGTCCTGAGCTATTTTATGGCCTATTTTAACAGCTGCCTCAATGCTGTGATCTATGGGCTTCTCAACCAGAATTTCCGGAAGGAGTACAAAAGGATACTGCTGACACTCCGAACTCCCAGGTTGCTATTCATTGATGTGTCCAAGGGTGGGACAGAAggaatgaaaagcaaaccaTCTCCAGCTGTAACAAACAACAACCAAGCTGAAATACACTTATGA